GCCTTCATCATCGTCGTAGACAAGCTCGACTTCGATTTCTTCCGGGGGAATTTTATGTTTTTGTGAATGATCAATGCAAATTGCATTTACAATATCCTGTTCGGACATCATTAATTCTGCCATGGATTAGCTTTCTCTCTTCTTGCTTTAAGGAGAGAGAAAACTCTCCGAATTAAGCTAATGATGAAGATTATTGCCAACATATTGATCAGAAAACCTAATACTGAACCTAATATGCCCATATTGGCGAAAAGACTTCCAAATAGAAGACCTGCAATCCCACCGACAAATAACCCGCGCATGAGACCTCCGGAGAAGAACCCGCCTTTTGAAGATTGGCTATTAGGAGATTTGGCAAAGGATGTATCGTCTTCCTGCTTCTTATCCACTTTCGGTTTTGATATGTTGTTCTGACTAGGGTTAAAGCTTTTCTTGCCTGATTTATATCTTTTCGCTTCAACAGTAGTAGCATGATCATTCAGTATAAAGCTACCGATTGGTGACATGACTATTGTCAAAGCAAGTAACGCAGATAGTAATTTCTTCAATCCATAAACCTCCATCAATATGTAAAATTCATCACTGTACAATTATAAGTAAAAAGTATATTGATGGCAAACAATCGGTTGTTTCGGTTTTAGGAAGAATGCAGATCATATTTGATCATGCATTCTTCCCATTCACTTACTCCTCTGGTTTAAACGTTTTGCAATTAGTATCTTCACTATCGTCTGCCTGATCACCGATTTCACTGACGACGTATATGACTTCGGCATGACAATTATTTCCTTCTCCCCAATATGTGCAGTTATTCACTTCACATAATATTTTCTGAGTCATCCTATCACCTCCGTATCCGTAGCCTTCCACCAAATCCACGAATAATGCTTACCTGTATTTGAGCATTGTAAGTGATAAAATGACATAAAGAGGAGGGGTTTTATTGAAGCGTCTAACTGATCATCTAATCGTCATATCTTTCGACTGTTTATCCTCTTTGGATATGCCTTTACTGGAAACATTGCCGAACTTCCGGAAGCTATTATCAGGAGCAGCCAAATGCAAACAAGTCAATACGATATATCCATCTGTTACTTACTCATGCCATACATCGATAATTACTGGAAATTACCCGATTCAACACCGAATAACAACGAATACATTGCTGCAACCGGGTAAAAAATCGCCGGATTGGTATTGGCAAAGAAGAAATATAAAAGGTACGACATTATTTGATGAGGCAAATAAGGCTGGTATGAAAACGGCGGCTTTGCTATGGCCGGTCACTGCCAGGGCTAACATTGATTTTCATATACCAGAAATCTTCGCTAACCGGCCTTGGCATTCCCAAGTTGTAGTATCACTTGTCAACGGCAGTTTGCTTTATACGATCCGCATGAATCAGCTCTATGGGCATATGCGAAAGGGGATTCAGCAACCGTGGCTCGATGATTTTGTTACAGCCGCTGCAGTACATACCATTACGTCAAAGAAACCCGATCTACTACTAATCCATTTAGTCGATCTCGATTTCCAAAGGCACATCCATGGATTTGCTTCAAAGGAGGCAGATGAGGCTTTACGCCGACATGATGAAAGATTAGGTGATGTCTTTCAGGCATTAGAAGAGAGTGGAATCGCCGAAAAATCGACCATCGTCGCTCTTGGTGATCATAGTTCCATTGATATATCGAAGGTGATCAAGTTAAATGTTTTATTGGAAGAAAGCGGGCTCATCAAAGTGAATAAAAAAGGACAAGTGAAAAGTTGGAGGGCGTTTTGCAAAAGTAATGATGGGTCGGCGTACATTTATTTGAATGATCCTGAAGATAGACATGCCGAAGAAAAAGTTCAAGCAATTTTGCATTCGATGATGAGGAATCCGGAAAATGGTATAGAGTTCGTTTTATCAGGAAAGGAAGCAAGTGAGACAGGAGCAGATAACGAAGCTGATTTCATGCTTGAAGCACGTGCAGGTTTTTATTTCACAGAAGAGCTCGATGGGGAAGCGTTTAGTGAAATTACTGAGGAAGATCTCGCAGTTGGTAGATATTCAAAGGCGGTATACGGGTATTCACCACTTAAGCCGGATTATGAGACTGTATTTATCGCTAAAGGGAGCGGGATAACTCCTGATGTTGAAATTCCAACTATGAGCTTGGTCGATGAAGGACCTACGTTTGCTAGAATTTTAGGACTAGATTTAGGAGAAACGGATGGAAGAATTTTGCATGAAATTCTCGAAAGCTGAGAATACCCGGAAATGGTTGATTCATTCCCGGGTTTCTTCTTCGTCTGAGAGATTTTCATGTAGCAATGATACAGGAATAAACAAACCGACCTTGCCATGTTCCTTATGATCCATTGTAGCAAAAATGATACCGATAACTTTTCCGTCTTCATTTAATACAGGGCTCCCGCTATTTCCTCGATAGACAGGTGCTTTGATCATCATTACTTCATCTGACCAACCGGTAAGCTTTATCGGTGCCAAAATGGAACCTTCATTTGCAATCCCTTTGAAGCTTAGTGGATTTCCGATAAAGGTAAGTGGGTCATTATTGTCCATCTTGCTGGAATGATCTATTTCGAGGAAGGGAAGCTCGCTGCCGTGTACTTCAAGTACCGCCACATCAATAGTTGGAAAGGTTTCTTTTACGGTAGCTTCATATCTTCCGTCATCAGGGAAAACAACCGATACCGATCGGTTTTCTTCCACGACATGATAGTTGGTGAGGATGGTTCCATCGCTTGAAACGGAGAAGCCAGTTCCTTTACCATCTTCAGTTACGACAACGACTACGGATTTTTTAAACTCTGCGATATCCTCACTTTTGGATAATGAAGCAGACGTCATTAGAAAATCAATTGCCGGAATCGAAAAGATCTGAAAAAGTCCTGCGAATGTGCTAAGAAAGAGCATAATTGATAGCAGCCAGATGAACGACTTCGGGATTTCTTTCTTTGGAATCGCATCATCCTGCTGTTGCATTAAGGCTTCCTGTTGTGCCTGCAAAACAAGTAGATGCATTTCTTCTTCGCTCAACTCTTCAGCGTATTGTTCGTCATTTTCCGTATGTTCATCATTCTTTTCAACTGTCATTTGGCGTCACTTCCCCTACTCACATGTTTGTACATTACTACTAGTATAGCAGTGAATCGTGATGTGCATATAATGGCACAAACTAGTAAGGAACTCCATATGTATAGAGGTGAAAGGGGAGACCAGCTTGGTAACATTGACACCAATACTTATCGGAGGGTATTCGTTTACAGCAGTAACTGTCCGTTTGCCGAAAACAACCTTATTGACCGTGTCGAATGAAAAAGGCTATATCATGTGCGGCGCCTTGGATGTAGGACTGCTGAATAATGTTTTAGCAGATCGTAAAATAGTCGCCGGAAGGGCTGTCGGGGTAAAAACAATTGAGCAATTACTGAAAGCGCCGCTTGAATCGGTTACATTAGAAGCAGAGGCACTAGGTATTCACACTGGAATGATTGGAGGAGAAGCATTGTTGAAAATGCGCTAATGATAAAAAGCCCCGTATCGCGAATGCGATACGGGGCTTTTTATCATTAGCGGTTGTCGTTACGGTTGTTGCGGTTGTTTCTGTCGTTGTTGTTGTTGTTGTTGTTGTTGTTGTTGTTGTTATTTCTGTCGTTACGGTTGTTGTTGTTGTTGTTGTTGTTTAAGAAATCATCGGCAAATTCTGTGTTTCTGTTGTTGTTGTTGTTTCTGTCGTTGCGGTTGTTCTGGTTATTGTCTCGGTTTTGGCGATTTTCTGGCATGTGTAAGACATCTCCTTCAGATTTTTTGTTAAGTGAAATGAATTCACTTACATGATGTATGATGTCCCTTCAACATAAAAATATCCGTTTCCTTTTTTTTGTCTAAGTAAAAACCATCACCCAATATGGATGATGGTTGTCGTTAGATATAATAAAAGCCGCCTTTGCCGTATCGTTAATCATGAAAGTTTTAAACCACCACTCCTCAAAGTGGGTGTTCGCAAGGACGATCCTGTCCGTCCTGATTGATAATGAATCAGGCATACCATTCCAGTCCCGATATAAAACTCCCTTTTACAGCTTAAAGGTTAAAACTTAATGTGAATACGAACAATGCAGCTTATGTATTTATATTACACGTTAATTTGAAAAATATCAATGAAAATATATTCCAGTCATTTTTCCGTCGGAATGTTATCTGTTTGTTTCAGTCGGTTACAGGGAAAGATATGGAGGAATTCCATTGAAGGAGAGTGATTCCGGTGAATCGAATATTTACTCTGCTTGTGTTCATCGGTGTACCGCTAATCATTATTGGTTCGATTATGGACTGGCCGGATATTCCGATATTCATCATTAGTTGTGTTAGCATCATCGCGCTTGCAGGATTTATTGGGAGAGCTACAGAAAGCCTTGCGATTGTTAGCGGTCCGAGAGTCGGCGGATTATTAAACGCAACATTCGGCAATGCTGTCGAATTGATCATTTCCATTTTTACACTGAAAGCAGGCTTAATAGGGATTGTATTAGCCTCTTTAACCGGATCGGTTCTTGGGAATCTTTTACTCGTACTGGGCGTGTCGTTTTTTGCAGGAGGCATTAAATTCAAAACGCAAAAATTCGGTATCCACGACGCTAGGTACAATTCGGGATTACTGATCTTCGCGGTCATTGTAGCGTTTGTCATTCCTGAGATATTCACACAAACAATGGATCAGACGAATACAATTTCGTTAAGTATTGGCATTTCCATCATATTGATCACTTTATATCTTGCGGGCCTGTTTTTCAAGCTTGTTACTCACAGAGGCGTTTTTTCATCGGCAGATACAGAGAGGCAAGAAGAGGAGACTCCTGAATGGACTAGAAAGAAATCCATTGTCATATTGCTGTTATCTACAATTGCCGTGGCTTATGTTTCTGAACAGCTCGTACATACATTCGAGACGCTTGGGGAGAAGTTCGGTTGGTCTGAGTTGTTTATCGGTGTTATTATCGTGGCGATTGTCGGGAATGCGGCAGAGCATTTTTCCGCCATTACAATGGCAATGAAGAACAGGATGGACGTAGCAGTGGAAATTGCGGTCGGCTCAACTTTGCAAGTTGCAATGTTTGTTGCTCCGATACTTGTATTAATATCTCTGATGATGCCCGAATCAATGCCACTCGTTTTTACTATACCTGAACTCGTCGCCATGGTCACTGCTACATTTCTTGTCATCAACCTCTCGAACGACGGCGAGTCCAACTGGTTTGAAGGCCTGACATTGCTAGCCGCTTATCTGATTATCGGCATAGGGTTTTATCTATTATAATAGAAGATGCTTACCAACGAACTAAAAGTGGTATAGACGGACAGGGAGGGATGACATGATGTTAGTTCAAATCGGCGTTTTTTTAATAGCAATTTCCTTTGCCATTTTTGCGATCGCTCTGTCGAAATTGCTTCTTCGCGCATCATCAGGCGTCAAGGCAATCCGGACTGCCACAGGAGAAATGGAGTCCAAATTGGACGGAACACTTCAAGCACTCGAGGGGACATTAGACGAAACGAATAGAACGATTTCGGATATGGACGGAAAATTGAATGCACTTAACAGTGTATTTCTATCTGTGGAGAAATTTGGTGGTGCGGCCAACATAGTAGGTGAGGAATTGAATGAATTGACCGAAACGTATGTTGAAAAAGCAGACATGAGTGGTGTAAAACCGTTTATCCGGACTATCCAAAGCGCCGAATTTGCAAAAATATTACTGGAATCATGGAAGCGCGGACGGAGTTTATCTGAAACTAGGAAGGAGAGAGCATATTGAGTTTAACCGGGATTGGTGTTTTATTAATAGGAATAGCATTTCTTATACTATCCATATATCTTGCCAGGGTGCTTAAAAATACGGCTTCCATTTTGGAAGGTGTTGGCCGCACCGTCGATCATTTGCCAAATCAGCTTGATGATGTCTTACATGAAACAGGAAAGATGATACAAAATTCCAATGATACGTTAGCGGATGTGAATGAAAAGCTAGGAACGTTGACACCACTCTTCCAGATCGTAGGAGATGTAGGGGAATCGACGAGAAAACTTGCATCATCCGCGAATGACATTGCAGGAGCCGTCAAAAAGAAGGCGCAATCGGTCGACGAGGAAACGCGCAATAAACGGCTGGATGGATTATATGGAGCATCTGCACTTGTCTATTATGTCATTCGAAACAGCAGGAATCATAAAAAAGACTATATGCTGAGGCCATCTCCATCTTCATTATATATATCTGGTGAACAGCGAGTGTTTGACATCGATAGGATGAAAGAGGAAGCGAAAGAGGCTGCAAGGGAAGGGAAGTACGTAATCAGTGACAAGTAAAAGCGATGGAGGATCAATTATCCTCCATCGCTATTTTATCTTTATTTCCTCTGAGAAAGAAGATGAACGAAAGTATGCCATAGATACCTTCGTACTTTTCACGAGTAGTAAAATCTGAGGCTTTACTCGTTTTATCCTTCAATGCATTCATTTTTTCAATGGCACTAAGGGTGAGTTTTCGTGTCGCAGTGCCTGTATCCCCGATAATATGGAAGAAAGGGCTGACCTCTTTCACTTGTTCATTGACAGTAGCGATTGTCGCATTACCCAATTGCATCACTTCGGCTGTTTGTTTAGAAAGGTCATCTACCATTCGAGGCAGACGATCTGTCGTCTGTTTCAACCCGTCCAATGCATCGGACATTTTACGTAAAGGTTTGATTAGAAAACATGTGAGTGTCAAGAATGCAATGCCTATGAGTAAAACCCCAATACCGAGCCAGTCCATATTCATCACCTCCGTATGTACTCTTCTTTATGTTCCTTCCACTTTTTGTGGTGAAGGGAGCTGCTTCATCTTTTGCTGGTCGTTAGAATCTTGCTTCAGTTTTTCGGATTTGAATTTGAAGTAAACCCTGGAAGCCCCTTCCGTCAATGCTGTCAACTTCTCCATCAATTCAAGATGTTTTGGATTTGGTGAAGCGATTTGCTGTGAAATTGACTGGAACGAACGTTTAAGATTTTCGGAAGATTTTTCGATGTGCTGGGCTGATTGTGCAACGCTTTCCATGCTTTGAACCTTGCTTTCCACATCAGCAGCAATTCTGTTGGTTCTTGCCATCAGTTGTTCGGATTTCGTTGTGATGCCACTAATCTTATTTTCCATCCTTGCAATTGTTTCGGATACTTCACTCATTGTCGTTTTTACATTCCGTAGAGCGACGATGAAGAAGATGGCAATCAGTAACAAGGATACAGCTGCTATGATTGCACTACTATAAAGAAGAATCTCCATTCTACTATCAACTCCATTCCATTGCTTTTGCATTTACCTATTCGGTACCACTCTTTCCAATCGAATAAACCTTAGACGAATCAGAATGAATAGAAGAATAAAGCGGCAAGCATACATAGAATGATTGGCAATCCCGAACGGAAGAAGAAAGACGGTTTCATCGATATGACTTCAGAGGGTGGGCGCATGGATACTAATTCACTTTGGACATGTTTAGGGGAAAGTACCTTTTTCATACTTGTAGAAAAGAAATCAAAAAAGCCGGACTGTAACACTGAAACAAGGATTCCAATGAAGAGAAACAAGGATCCTAGGTAGAATGAAACATTAATATAATCTAGAATTGTCAGCTTCTTATAAAATATTAACACAAGTACCAATATTAATAATTGGTTTACAATAATGTTCAAAACAATTTTCTTCATATTCCAACCTCTTTTTTCTCGTTTATATTATTTATTATTTATGTATATTATATCATTCGGCGAAAGAATGCAATTTAAGGAAAAGTCACTCATTACAAGCTTCCAAGGGTATGTAAGTAGAATAATATGATTTGTGTATCACTTATAATTATGTTGTTTCAGAAAAAAACATAAAAAAAGACTTTGACTTAAGATGTTTTGAATGTATAATAAAAAGTGATAATTCTTCAGACAATTACAAAAGGGGAGGTCAAAGATTTGAAAACTAACAAATGGCTTTTGCTAGTCGCTTTATCACTAGTGCTCAGCTTAGTTCTTGCTGCTTGTGGAAACAAGGACAAGGATGAAGACAAAACTGCTGCACCTGATAAAGAAGACGAAAAAGCAACAGAACAACCAACAGAAGAAGCCGGCGAGCCGGACGCAGAACAAGTTGTGAACTTGATAGAATCTGCAGCAATTCCATCTGTTGACTCCGCAATCGTGGAAGATGCAGTAGGATTCAATGTATTGAACAACGTAAATGAAGGGTTGTACCGTTTAAACCTTGAAAACATTGCAGAACCGGCAATGGCAGCAGAGGAAGCAGAAGTAAGTGAGGATGGTCTAACGTACACATTCAAACTTCGTGATGCAAAATGGTCCGACGGAACACCTGTAACTGCGCATGATTTCGTATTTGCATGGCAACGTGCAATCGATCCTGCAACCGGATCACCTTATGGTCCGTTCATGATGTCTGGAGTTATCAAAAATGCAACAGCAATCAGTGAAGAGAAAATGGAGAAGTCGGAACTTGGCGTAGTTGCCGAAGACGACAAAACATTGGTCGTAACATTGGAACGCCCAGTGCCTTACTTCTTATCACTAATGTCATTCGGAACATTCTACCCTCAAAAAGAGGAATTCGTTACATCTAAAGGCGATGCATATGCAACGAACTCAGATAACTTGCTTTACAACGGTCCTTTCGTTCTTACTGAGTGGGATGGAACTGGAGATAGCTGGGTATACAAAAAGAACGAACATTACTGGGATGCAGAGAACGTAAAACTTGAAACTATCAACGTAGATGTAGTTAAAGATTCTGCAACTGCAGTTAAACTTTACAACGATGGAAAGAAAGACCGCGCAGGAGTTTCAGGAGACTTGGCTCTTCAATATGGAACTCATGAAGAAGCTGTAAACGAGTCGGACACTGCTGTGTTCTACTTCAAATTTAACCAAGAGCGCAATGGTGAAAAAACACCGCTTGCAAACGTTAATATCCGTAAAGCACTAGCAAAATCTTTTGAGAAAGAAGATTTGGCTGACGTTGTTCTTGCAAACGGATCAACTGCTGCAAACTTCTTAGTACCAAGAGACTTCGCATACGATGAAAGCGGAACAGACTTCCGTGACATCAGCGGAGACCACCTTGTATACAATGTGGAAGAAGCTAAAGAATACTGGGCAAAAGGATTGGAAGAACTAGGTGTATCTGAATTGGAATTTGAAATCCTAGGCGGAGACACTGAACTGTCCAAGAAGATGAATGAGTATTTCAAAGCACAACTTGAAGGCAACCTAGAAGGATTGACAATCAAGTTGAAAGAAGTTCCATTTGCAGTACGTTTGGAGCTTGATGGAAACCAAGACTACGATATCCAAGTTTCTGGATGGGGTCCTGACTTCCAAGATCCAATTTCATTCATGGATTTGTTCGTTACAGATGGCACTAACAACTTGATGTCCTTCTCGAACAAAGAGTACGATGAGTTGATTGAAGCTACTAAAGATGAGCTTGCATTAGATCCTGCAGCACGTTACGAAGCATTTGCGAAGGCTGAAAAAATCCTTCTCGAAGACGAAGCTGCAATCGCACCAATCTACCAACGTGGTTTGATCCAACTTCAAAAGCCGTACTTCAAAGGACTTGGAATTCATCCTTTCGGAGCTGATCACAGCTACAAATGGGCTTATATCTCTGGTAAAGAGTAAGTAAGCATTGGCAGTTTAATTAGAAATGAGAGTATATGGCGGAAAATCCATATACTCTCTTTTTACTAACAGGAAATAAAGTGAAAGTTTGTAAGTGTTTTCATTTTGAAAAGAAATTGATTATTCAATTTGACATAAATCAAACTCACGTACTTTGGAGGTGCAACGTGGTTAAGTATATTGGAAAACGACTCGTTTACATGTTCCTTACGATGTTCCTGATCGCTACTGCAACGTTTTTCTTAATGCAAACGCTACCAGGTTCACCGATTGCTTCTTACAACAAGCTGAACGAAACGCAACGGGCAATTGTGGAAAAGAAATACGGCATCGATAAACCGAAGCCTGTTCAATACGCTATTTATATGAAAAACCTGGCCAAAGGAGATTTGGGAACATCTTTCGTATTTAAAGGGAAGAGTGTTAACGACCTATTGGCTACGAGAGTGAAACCTTCCTTCATATTGGGAGCGCAGGCGATGGTATTTGGAACAATCATAGGGATTTTGTTAGGAATGCTCGCCGCCTTGAAGCAGAATACAATATGGGATTACGGTAGCACGTTCTTTGCGATATTAGGGGTATCGATACCTTCTTTCGTATTCGCTTCATTGCTGCAGTATTGGGTAGCTTCTCAATGGCATTTGTTGCCGGTCGGTCTATGGAACGATGGTTGGAAATCAAGTATTCTACCATCCATCGCATTGGCGATGGGACCGCTTGCATTATCTGCACGTTTCATCCGTACTGAAATGATTGAAGTGCTGAGCTCCGATTATATTACGTTAGCAAAAGCGAAAGGTGCGAACGGTTTTGAAATCGCGTTTAAACATGCATTCAGAAACGCGCTAATTCCTCTCGTTACAGTATTAGGGCCGGTAGCAGCCGGTATTGTAACCGGTTCCTTAGTTGTAGAACAGATCTTTGCGATTCCAGGAATCGGGGAGCAGTTCGTATCTTCCATCATGACGAATGACTTTGCAACAATCATGGGTACGACACTATTCTTCTCTGCATTGTTGATATTCATTATCTTCATTGTGGACCTTCTGTACGGAATCATTGATCCGCGAATCCGGTTGTCTGGAGGTAAAGGTTAATGCGAAAAGATGAACTTCAACAATTGCCGCCGGAAAAATTCGAGCGCATTACAATTGATAGCAGTAGGGCTGAACGGATTACTAAACCAAGTTTAAGTTTTTGGCAAGATGCTTGGCTGAGGCTGCGAAAAAATAAAGCGGCCATCGTCAGCATGGTCATCCTAATCTTACTTATCATCATGGCTTTGATAGGACCGCATCTAAATGGTCATGATGGCGAAACACAAATACTACGACACGCTAACTTACCGCCAAAAATTCCCGGCGTTGAGAATTTGGGGATATTTGACGGCATGGGTCAATTAGGCGGCGAGAAAGTAAATTTGTATGAAATTAAAAAAGTGGATGAGTATTATTGGTTCGGAACTGATGGACTTGGTAGAGACTTGTTCACCCGCGTTTGGGAAGGAACTCAAATTTCTTTATTGATCGCATTCGTTGCTGCGGCAATCGATGTGGTCATCGGGGTCCTTTATGGAGGTATATCAGGTTATTTCGGCGGCCGTGTCGACGATGTCATGCAACGGATTGTCGAAATATTGATTGGTATCCCAACACTTATTATCGTAATCTTGATGCTATTAATAATGGAGCCGGGTTTAACCGCCATTATCATTGCGATATCGATTACAGGGTGGATTGGCATGTCCCGTATCGTACGTGCCCAAACCTTGAAATATAGAGGGCAAGAATTTGTACTTGCATCACGTACATTAGGAGCAAGCGACAAGCGAATAATCGGGAAACATTTATTGCCGAATATTATGGGGATTATCATCATTAATACAATGTTCACAATACCGACTGCTATTTTCTTTGAAGCGTTCTTAAGCTTTATCGGGCTTGGTCTGCAGCCACCTAACGCTTCATTAGGTACATTGATCAATGATGGCTACAAAGTGATGGAACACCAGCCGTATTTCCTATTGTTCCCAGCCGTGATCATCAGTGTCTTGATGATTGCTTTTAACTTGATCGGTGACGGACTGCGCGATGCGCTTGACCCGAAAATGAAAGATTGATTGGAGGAAAGCCAAGATGGAAAAAATATTGCAAGTAAAAGACTTGGAGCTTTCCTTCCACACGTTCGCCGGTGAAGTGAAAGCAATCCGAGGAGTCAGCTTTGATTTGATCAAAGGAGAAACATTAGCCATTGTCGGTGAGTCGGGTTCCGGTAAATCGGTGACAACGAAATCGATAATGCGCTTGTTGCCCGAGTCGAGCTCTGAATTTAAAAATGGGGAAATTCTTTTTAATGGAAATGACTTGACGAAACTTTCTGATGGTCAAATGCAGAAAATTAGAGGGAAAGAGATTTCAATGATTTTCCAGGATCCGATGACTTCGTTGAATCCGACAATGACAATCGGCAAGCAGGTTATGGAGCCGATTTTAAAGCACCAAAAAGTTAGCAAGGCAAAAGCGAAGGAAGTTTGCATTGACTTATTGCGCATGGTAGGTATACCAAATCCGGAAACGCGAATTAAAATGTACCCGCATCAATTTTCTGGCGGACAAAGACAGCGGATCGTCATTGCGATAGCACTCGCTTGTAATCCGAAAGTATTGATTGCGGATGAACCGACGACTGCACTTGATGTTACGATACAGGCACAAATCCTTGAATTGATGAAGGACATTCAGAAAAAAGTCGATACGTCGATTATTTTCATTACACACGACCTCGGTGTTGTTGCAAACGTGGCAGACCGAGTGGCTGTCATGTATGGCGGGCGGATTGTGGAAGTGGGAACAGTGGATGAGATATTCTACAACCCGCAGCATCCATATACTTGGGGACTTCTCAGCTCGATGCCGTCTATGGATTTGGCTGATGAAAAGCTCTATGCGATTCCAGGCACTCCGCCTGATCTGTTGAATCCTCCTGTTGGAGATGCATTTGCACTAAGAAGTGAATATGCATTGCAAATTGATATGGAGCAAGCCCCGCCGATGTTCAAAGTTAGCGACACACATTATGCAGCGACTTGGCTGCTTCATCCGAATGCACCGCAAGTCGATCCTCCTAAGACGATTATCGAGAGGATGAAGACGTTCCGGGGAAGCAGATACTATGAACAAACGACTGGAGGTGATGCATGATGGTGGAGAAATTGCTTGAAGTGAAAAACTTGAAACAATATTTTAATGCCGGTAAACCATCCGAAGTCCGGGCAATCGACGATATCAGCTTTGATATATATCGTGGAGAGACATTTG
The sequence above is drawn from the Sporosarcina luteola genome and encodes:
- a CDS encoding DUF948 domain-containing protein → MMLVQIGVFLIAISFAIFAIALSKLLLRASSGVKAIRTATGEMESKLDGTLQALEGTLDETNRTISDMDGKLNALNSVFLSVEKFGGAANIVGEELNELTETYVEKADMSGVKPFIRTIQSAEFAKILLESWKRGRSLSETRKERAY
- a CDS encoding DUF948 domain-containing protein encodes the protein MSLTGIGVLLIGIAFLILSIYLARVLKNTASILEGVGRTVDHLPNQLDDVLHETGKMIQNSNDTLADVNEKLGTLTPLFQIVGDVGESTRKLASSANDIAGAVKKKAQSVDEETRNKRLDGLYGASALVYYVIRNSRNHKKDYMLRPSPSSLYISGEQRVFDIDRMKEEAKEAAREGKYVISDK
- the cax gene encoding calcium/proton exchanger → MNRIFTLLVFIGVPLIIIGSIMDWPDIPIFIISCVSIIALAGFIGRATESLAIVSGPRVGGLLNATFGNAVELIISIFTLKAGLIGIVLASLTGSVLGNLLLVLGVSFFAGGIKFKTQKFGIHDARYNSGLLIFAVIVAFVIPEIFTQTMDQTNTISLSIGISIILITLYLAGLFFKLVTHRGVFSSADTERQEEETPEWTRKKSIVILLLSTIAVAYVSEQLVHTFETLGEKFGWSELFIGVIIVAIVGNAAEHFSAITMAMKNRMDVAVEIAVGSTLQVAMFVAPILVLISLMMPESMPLVFTIPELVAMVTATFLVINLSNDGESNWFEGLTLLAAYLIIGIGFYLL
- a CDS encoding alkaline phosphatase family protein is translated as MKRLTDHLIVISFDCLSSLDMPLLETLPNFRKLLSGAAKCKQVNTIYPSVTYSCHTSIITGNYPIQHRITTNTLLQPGKKSPDWYWQRRNIKGTTLFDEANKAGMKTAALLWPVTARANIDFHIPEIFANRPWHSQVVVSLVNGSLLYTIRMNQLYGHMRKGIQQPWLDDFVTAAAVHTITSKKPDLLLIHLVDLDFQRHIHGFASKEADEALRRHDERLGDVFQALEESGIAEKSTIVALGDHSSIDISKVIKLNVLLEESGLIKVNKKGQVKSWRAFCKSNDGSAYIYLNDPEDRHAEEKVQAILHSMMRNPENGIEFVLSGKEASETGADNEADFMLEARAGFYFTEELDGEAFSEITEEDLAVGRYSKAVYGYSPLKPDYETVFIAKGSGITPDVEIPTMSLVDEGPTFARILGLDLGETDGRILHEILES
- a CDS encoding YunC family protein yields the protein MVTLTPILIGGYSFTAVTVRLPKTTLLTVSNEKGYIMCGALDVGLLNNVLADRKIVAGRAVGVKTIEQLLKAPLESVTLEAEALGIHTGMIGGEALLKMR
- a CDS encoding DUF948 domain-containing protein, with the translated sequence MEILLYSSAIIAAVSLLLIAIFFIVALRNVKTTMSEVSETIARMENKISGITTKSEQLMARTNRIAADVESKVQSMESVAQSAQHIEKSSENLKRSFQSISQQIASPNPKHLELMEKLTALTEGASRVYFKFKSEKLKQDSNDQQKMKQLPSPQKVEGT
- a CDS encoding DUF3899 domain-containing protein, which codes for MKKIVLNIIVNQLLILVLVLIFYKKLTILDYINVSFYLGSLFLFIGILVSVLQSGFFDFFSTSMKKVLSPKHVQSELVSMRPPSEVISMKPSFFFRSGLPIILCMLAALFFYSF
- a CDS encoding DUF1540 domain-containing protein, with amino-acid sequence MTQKILCEVNNCTYWGEGNNCHAEVIYVVSEIGDQADDSEDTNCKTFKPEE
- a CDS encoding S1C family serine protease; this encodes MTVEKNDEHTENDEQYAEELSEEEMHLLVLQAQQEALMQQQDDAIPKKEIPKSFIWLLSIMLFLSTFAGLFQIFSIPAIDFLMTSASLSKSEDIAEFKKSVVVVVTEDGKGTGFSVSSDGTILTNYHVVEENRSVSVVFPDDGRYEATVKETFPTIDVAVLEVHGSELPFLEIDHSSKMDNNDPLTFIGNPLSFKGIANEGSILAPIKLTGWSDEVMMIKAPVYRGNSGSPVLNEDGKVIGIIFATMDHKEHGKVGLFIPVSLLHENLSDEEETRE
- a CDS encoding DUF948 domain-containing protein, which translates into the protein MDWLGIGVLLIGIAFLTLTCFLIKPLRKMSDALDGLKQTTDRLPRMVDDLSKQTAEVMQLGNATIATVNEQVKEVSPFFHIIGDTGTATRKLTLSAIEKMNALKDKTSKASDFTTREKYEGIYGILSFIFFLRGNKDKIAMEDN